Proteins encoded together in one Lutra lutra chromosome 4, mLutLut1.2, whole genome shotgun sequence window:
- the TINAGL1 gene encoding tubulointerstitial nephritis antigen-like, whose product MWRCPLRLLLLLLLLAGELALGARRGRGRRELAPGLHLRGIRDAGGRYCQEQDLCCRGRADDCALPYLGATCYCDLFCNRTVSDCCPDFWDFCLGVPPPFPPIQGCTHGSRIYPVLGTYWDNCNRCTCQEQGRWECDQEPCLVDQDMINAINQGNYGWRAGNHSAFWGMTLDEGIRYRLGTMRPSSSVTNMNEIHTVLRPGEVLPTAFEASEKWPNLIHEPLDQGNCAGSWAFSTAAVASDRVSIHSLGHMTPVLSPQNLLSCDTHNQRGCSGGRLDGAWWFLRRRGVVSDHCYPFVGREQDEAGPAPRCMMHSRAMGRGKRQATARCPNSHAHANDIYQVTPAYRLGSNEKEIMKELMENGPVQALMEVHEDFFLYQSGIYSHTPVNLGRPERYRRHGTHSVKITGWGEETLPDGRTLKYWTAANSWGPAWGERGHFRIVRGANECDIESFVLGVWGRVGMEDMGHR is encoded by the exons ATGTGGCGATGTCCactgcggctgctgctgctgctgctgctgctggctggCGAGTTGGCCCTGGGTGCCCGGCGGGGTCGTGGGCGCCGCGAGCTAGCGCCAGGCCTGCACCTGCGGGGCATCCGGGATGCGGGCGGTCGGTACTGCCAGGAGCAGGACCTGTGCTGCCGCGGCCGTGCCGACGACTGTGCCCTGCCCTACTTGGGTGCTACCTGTTACTGTGACCTCTTCTGCAACCGCACCGTCTCCGACTGCTGCCCTGACTTCTGGGACTTCTGCCTCGGCGTGCCACCCCCCTTTCCCCCCATCCAAG gaTGTACGCACGGAAGTCGCATCTATCCAGTCCTGGGAACCTACTGGGACAACTGTAACCGTTG CACCTGCCAGGAGCAAGGGCGGTGGGAGTGTGACCAGGAGCCATGCCTGGTGGACCAAGACATGATCAATGCCATCAACCAGGGCAACTACGG ATGGCGGGCTGGGAACCACAGTGCCTTCTGGGGCATGACCCTGGATGAAGGCATTCGCTACCGCCTGGGTACCATGCGCCCTTCTTCTTCTGTCACCAATATGAATGAGATTCAC ACAGTGCTGCGCCCCGGGGAGGTGCTGCCCACAGCCTTTGAGGCCTCTGAGAAGTGGCCCAACCTGATCCATGAGCCTCTGGACCAGGGCAACTGTGCGGGCTCCTGGGCCTTCTCCACAGCAG ctGTGGCGTCCGATCGCGTCTCAATCCACTCTCTGGGGCATATGACACCTGTCCTGTCGCCCCAGAACCTGCTGTCTTGTGACACCCACAACCAGCGGGGCTGCAGCGGGGGGCGTCTCGACGGCGCCTGGTGGTTCCTGCGACGCCGAGG ggTCGTGTCTGACCACTGCTACCCATTCGTGGGCCGTGAGCAGGACGAGGCTGGCCCGGCACCCCGCTGTATGATGCATAGCCGGGCCATGGGTCGGGGCAAGCGCCAGGCCACTGCCCGGTGCCCCAATAGCCATGCCCACGCCAATGACATCTACCAGGTCACTCCGGCTTACCGCCTCGGCTCCAAC GAGAAGGAGATCATGAAGGAGCTGATGGAGAATGGCCCTGTCCAAG CTCTCATGGAGGTGCACGAGGACTTCTTTCTGTACCAGAGTGGCATCTACAGCCACACCCCAGTGAACCTTGGGAGACCTGAGCGGTACCGCCGGCATGGAACCCACTCGGTCAAGATCACAGG gtggggagaggagacgCTGCCCGATGGAAGGACGCTCAAATACTGG ACGGCGGCCAACTCGTGGGGCCCAGCCTGGGGCGAGAGGGGCCACTTTCGCATCGTGCGCGGCGCCAACGAGTGCGACATCGAGAGCTTCGTGCTGGGCGTCTGGGGCCGTGTgggcatggaggacatggggcaCCGCTGA